The following DNA comes from Oncorhynchus masou masou isolate Uvic2021 unplaced genomic scaffold, UVic_Omas_1.1 unplaced_scaffold_3433, whole genome shotgun sequence.
cccccacctgtcaggtccccacctgtaaacacccccacctgtcagctcccccacctgtcaggtcccccatctgtcagctcccccacctgtcaggtccccacctgtcagctcccccacctgtcaggtccccacctgtcagctcccccacctgtcagctccccccccacctgtcagctcccccacctgtcagctcccccacctgtcagctcccccacctgtcaggtccccacctgtcagctccccacctgtcaggtccccatCTGTCAGctccccacctgtcaggtcccccacctgtcaggtccccacctgtcagctcccccaccctgtcgctcccccacctgtcagctcccccacctgtcaggtccccacctgtcagctcccccacctgtcaggtcccccacctgtcagctcccccacctgtcagctccccacctgtcaggtccccactGTCAGctcccacctgtcagctcccccacctgtcagctcccccacctgtcagctcccccacctgtcagctcccccacctgtcagctcccccacctgtcaggtccccacctgtcagctcccccacctgtcagctcccccacctgtcaggtcccccacctgtcagctcccccacctgtcaggtcccccacctgtcagctcccccacctgtcaggtccccacctgtcagctcccccacctgtcagctcccccacctgtcaggtcccccacctgtcaggtccccccacctgtcagctccccccacctgtcagctcccccacctgtccagctcccccacctgtcaggtccccacctgtcagctcccccacctgtcaggtccccatctgtcagctcccccacctgtagctcccccacctgtccagCTCCCCACCCGTCAGCTccccccacctgtcagctcccccacctgtcaggtccccacctgtcagctcccccacctgtcaggtccccacctgtcagctcccccacctgtcagctcccccacctgtcagctcccccacctgtcaggtccccacctgtcaggtccccacctgtcagctcccccacctgtcagctcccccacctgtcagctcccccacctgtcaggtccccacctgtcagctcccccacctgtcaggtccccatctgtcagctcccccacctgtcagctcccccacctgtcaggtccccacctgtcagctcccccacctgtcagctcccccacctgtcaggtccccatctgtcagctcccccacctgtcagctcccccacctgtcaggtccccatctgtcaggtccccacctgtcaggtctcccacctgtcagctcccccacctgtcagctcccccacctgtcaggtccccatctgtcaggtccccacctgtcaggtccccacctgtcagctccccacctgtcagctcccccacctgtcagtccccccacctgtcagctcccccacctgtcagctcccccacctgtcagctcccccacctgtcaggtccccacctgtcagctccccccacctgtcagctcccccacctgtcaggtccccatctgtcaggtccccacctgtcaggtctcccacctgtcagctcccccacctgtcaggtccccacctgtcagctcccccacctgtcagctcccccacctgtcaggtccccatctgtcaggtccccacctgtcagctcccccacctgtcagctcccccacctgtcaggtccccacctgtcaggtccccacctgtcaggtctcccacctgtcaggtccccatCTGTCAggtcccccacctgtcaggtccccacctgtcaggtccccacctgtcaggtctCCCACCTGTCAGGTCTCCctccacctgtcagctcccccaccgGTCAGGTCCCCATCTGTCAggtcccccacctgtcaggtccccacctgtcaggtccccacctgtcaggtccccacctgtcagctccccacctgtcaggtccccacctgggtcagctcccccacctgtcagctcccccacctgtcgGCTCCCCCAtctgtcaggtccccacctgtcaggtccccacctgtcagctcccccacctgtcagctcccccatctgtcagctcccccacctgtcaggtccccacctgtcaggtccccacctgtcaggtctCCCACCTGTCAGGTctcccacctgtcagctcccccacctgtcaggtccccatctgtcaggtccccacctgtcaggtccccacctggtcgctcccccacctgtcaggtccccacctgtcagctcccccacctgtcagctcccccacctgtcagctcccccatctgtcaggtccccacctgtcaggtccccacctgtcagctcccccccACCTGTCAGgcccccacctgtcaggtccccacctgtcagctcccccacctgtcagctcccccacctgtcaggtccccacctatcaggtccccacctgtcaggtcccccacctgtcagctcccccatctgtcagctcccccacctgtcagctcccccacctgtcaggtccccacctgtcagctcccccacctgtcaggtccccacctgtcaggtccccacctgtcagggtcagctcccccacctgtcaggctgtcaggtccccacctgtcaggtccccacctgtcaggtccccacctgtcacctggctcccccacctgtcaggtccccacctgtcagctcccccacccTGTCAGCTCCCACCTGTcaggtcaggtccccacctgtcagctcaggtccccacctgtcagctcccccacctgtcaggtccccacctgtcagggtccccacctgtcagggtccccaggtccccacctgtcaggtccccacctgtcagctccccacCTGTCgggtccccacctgtcaggtccccacctgtccagctccccacctgtcaggtccccacctcAGGTCCCCACCTGGTCCCCACCTATCAGCTccccccacctgtcaggtccccacctgtcagctccccccatctatcaggtccccacctgtcgggtcaggtcaggtccccacctgtcaggtcccaCCTGTCAgctgtcagctcccccacctgtcaggtccccacctatcaggtccccacctgtcaggtccccacctgtcagctcccccatcTGGTCccccccacctgtcagctcccccacctgtcaggtccccacctgtcagctcccccatctgtcaggtccccactgtcaggtccccacctgtcagctcccccacctgtcaggtcagtcagctcccccacctgtcaggtctcccacctgtcagctccccccaTCTGTCAGctccccacctgtcagctcccccaccctgtcaggtccccacctgtcagctcccccacccTGTCAGggtcccccacctgtcagctcccccatcTGTCAGctccccacctgtcagctcccccacctgtcagctcccccacctgtcagtccccccacctgtcagctcccccacctgtcaggtccccacctgtcaggtccccacctgtcagtCCCCACCTggtccccacctgtcagctcccccacccatccccacctgtcagctcccccacctgtcagctccccacctgtcaggtcaggtccccacctgtcaggtcccccacctgtcagctcccccatctgtcagctcccccacctgtcagctcccccacctgtcaggtccccacctgtcagctcccccacctgtcagctcccccacctgtcaggtccccacctgtcaggtccccacctgtcagctcccccacctgtcaggtccccacctgtcagctccccaccctgtcagctccccccagctcccccacctgtcagctcccccacctgtcagctccccatctgtcagctcccccacctgtccagctcccccacctgtcaggtccccacctgtcagctcccccacctgtcaggtcccacctgtcaggtccccacctgtcagctcccccacctgtcagctccccacCTGTCAGTCCCCACCTTATCAGGGTCCCCACCCGTCAGGTccccccacctgtcagctcccccatcctctccacctgtcagctcccccacctgtcagctgTCCCCCACCGTCagtccccacctgtcaggtccccaccagtccccacctcccccacctgtcagctccccacCTGGCCCCGGgggtccccacctgtcaggtccccacctgtcaggtccccacctgtcagctcccccacccgtcaggtccccacctgtcaggtccccacctgtcaggtcagtcaggtccccacctgtcagccccccacctgtcaggtccctacctgtcAGCCCCATCTGTCAGCCCCCACCGCTGCtcccacctgtcaggtccccatCTGTCAGctccccacctgtcaggtccccacctgtcaggtccccaccgTCAGCTCCCCACCTGTCAggctcccccacctgtcagccCCCCACCTGTCCCCCAGCCCCCCACCTGTCAGCCCCCCACCTGCCGCCCCCATCTGTCAGctccccacctgtcagctcccccacccgtcaggtccccacctgtcagccccacctgtcaggtccccacctgtcaggCTCCCCCACccgtcaggtccccacctgtcagccCCCACCTGTCAgcccccacctgtcaggtccccacctgtcagcccccacctgtcaggtccccacctgtcagccCCACCCTGTCAGgtcccacctgtcagctcccccacctgccgctcccccacctgtcaggtccccacccGTCAGCTCCCCACCTGTCAGCctccccacctgtcagctcccccacctgtcagctctCCCACCTGTCAGTTCCCCACCTGTCAGGCCCCCACCCATAtgtccccacctgtcaggtctCCCACCTATAAggtcccccacctgtcaggtctCCCACCTATAAggtcccccacctgtcaggtccccacctgtcagctcccccacctgtcaggtccccacctgtcagctcccccacctgtcagctcccccacctgtcagcccccacctgtcagctcccccatctgtcagctcccccacctgtcagcccccccacctgtcaggtccccacctgtcagctccccacctgtcaggtccccacctgtcaggtccccacctgtcagccccccacctgtcagctccccacCGGTCAGctccccacctgtcagctcccccacctgtcagctcccccatcTGTCAGCTCCCACCTGTCAGCCCCA
Coding sequences within:
- the LOC135534458 gene encoding proline-rich protein 36-like; this encodes KTANANTPTCQVPTCKHPHLSAPPPVSSPSVVTPTCQLPPPVSSPTCQVPTSPPPVSSPTCQVPTCQLPTCQVPICQLPTCQVPHLSGPHLSAPPPCRSPTCPPPVSSPTCQLPTCQVPTVSSHLSAPPPVSSPTCQLPHLSAPPPLPHLSSSPPVSSPHLSAPPPVRSPPVSSPTCQVPTCPHLSGPHLSGLPPVRSPSVRSPTCQVPTCQVPTCQVSHLSGLPPPVSSPTGQVPICQVPHLSGPHLSGPHLSGPHLSAPHLSGPHLGQLPHLSAPPPVGSPICQVPTCQVPTCQLPHLSAPPSVSSPTCQVPTCQVPTCQVSHLSGLPPVSSPTCQVPICQVPTCPHLSGPHLSAPPHLSGPHLSGPHLSAPPPVSSPTCPHLSPGSPTCQVPTCQLPHPVSSHLSGQVPTCQLRSPPVSSPTCQVPTCQGPHLSGSPGPHLSGPHLSAPHLSGPHLSGPHLSSSPPVRSPPQVPTWSPPISSPHLSGPHLSAPPIYQVPTCRVRSGPHLSGPTCQLSAPPPVRSPPIRSPPVRSPPVSSPIWSPPPVSSPTCQVPTCQLPHLSGPHSPHLSAPPPCQVPTCQLPHPVRVPHLSAPPSVSSPPVSSPTCQLPHLSVPPPVSSPTCQVPTCQVPTCQSPPGPHLSAPPPIPTCQLPHLSAPHLSAPPPVRSHLSGPHLSAPPPVSSPPVSPHLIRVPTRQVPPPVSSPILSTCQLPHLSAVPHRQSPPVRSPPVPTSPTCQLPTWPRGSPPVRSPPVRSPPVSSPTRQVPTCQVPTCQVSQVPTCQPPTCQVPTCQPHLSAPTAAPTCQVPICQLPTCQVPTCQVPTVSSPPVRLPHLSAPHLSPSPPPVSPPPAAPICQLPTCQLPHPSGPHLSAPPVRSPPVRLPHPSGPHLSAPTCQPPPVRSPPVSPHLSGPHLSAPPCQVPPVSSPTCRSPTCQVPTRQLPTCQPPHLSAPPPVSSPTCQFPTCQAPTHMSPPVRSPTYKVPHLSGLPPIRSPTCQVPTCQLPHLSGPHLSAPPPLPTCQVPTCQVPTCQPPTCQLPTGQLPTCQLPHLSAPPSVSSHLSAPPVRVPTCQLPHCQVPTWSGSPPVSSPTCRPHLSGSPPVRVPTCQLPHLSAPPVRSHLSGPHLSGPPPVSSPICQLPSTCQPPTCQVPLSAPHLSAPPPVRVPTYQVPTCQLPHLSGPHLSVPTRRVPHLSAPPSVSSPTCQLPHPSGPPPVPTCQVPTCQLPTCQVPTCQLPPPVSPHLSAPPPVSSPSVSSPTCQLPHLSGPHLSPTCQLPTCQVPTCQLPTCQSPPVSPHLSGPHLSAPTCQLPTCQVPTCPHLSVPPPVSLPPVSSPPVSPPPVSSPPVRSPTYKVPHLSGLPPIRSPPAGVSPPRQGPPTCQPHLSAPTCQSPTHKVPTCQSPPVSPTCQVPTCQVPTCSPPPVSLPPIRSPPVSSPTCQLPHLSGPHLSAPPPVRSPTYKVPHLSPHRQLPHLSAPTCQVPTYKVPHLSAPPPVRSPTYKVPHLSGLLLRFHCQLI